In one window of Tellurirhabdus rosea DNA:
- the metK gene encoding methionine adenosyltransferase — MPYLFTSESVSEGHPDKVADQISDALIDHFLAFDPNSKVACETLVTTGQVVLAGEVKTNVYLDVQKIAREVIRKIGYTKSEYMFEANSCGILSAIHEQSADINMGVDRQTETEDFETRANAQGAGDQGMMFGYATKETENYMPLALDLAHKILQELSYIRNHDKDTMTYLRPDAKSQVTIEYSDDHQPVRIDTIVVSTQHDDFGSDAVMLERIREDVINIVIPRVKAKLKPELQALFNDHITYYINPTGKFVIGGPHGDTGLTGRKIIVDTYGGKGAHGGGAFSGKDPSKVDRSAAYATRHIAKNMVAAGLCDQVLVQVSYAIGVAKPCGLFIDTYGSSKVDMTDGEIAKKIEDIFDMRPYAIEQRLKLRNPIYSETAAYGHMGRQNQTVKKVFGQNGSAKEVEVELFTWEKLDYVDKIKEAFGL; from the coding sequence ATGCCGTATCTATTTACTTCTGAGTCGGTCTCGGAAGGTCACCCCGATAAAGTGGCGGATCAGATTTCTGATGCGCTGATTGACCATTTTCTGGCTTTCGACCCCAACAGCAAGGTGGCCTGCGAAACCCTCGTGACGACGGGGCAGGTAGTTCTGGCCGGTGAGGTGAAAACCAACGTTTATCTCGACGTCCAGAAAATCGCCCGCGAGGTGATCCGGAAGATCGGCTACACCAAGAGCGAATACATGTTCGAAGCCAACTCCTGCGGTATCCTTTCGGCCATCCACGAGCAGTCGGCGGACATCAACATGGGCGTGGATCGTCAGACGGAAACCGAGGACTTCGAAACCCGCGCCAATGCCCAGGGTGCCGGCGACCAGGGCATGATGTTCGGCTACGCTACCAAGGAGACGGAAAACTACATGCCGCTGGCCCTCGACCTGGCGCACAAAATCCTGCAGGAGCTGTCGTACATCCGCAACCACGACAAAGACACGATGACCTACCTGCGCCCAGATGCCAAGTCGCAGGTGACCATCGAATACAGCGATGACCACCAGCCCGTCCGGATCGATACCATCGTGGTGTCGACGCAGCACGACGATTTCGGCAGCGATGCCGTGATGCTGGAGCGCATCCGCGAGGACGTGATCAACATCGTCATCCCGCGTGTGAAGGCCAAGCTGAAGCCGGAATTGCAGGCGCTTTTCAACGACCACATTACCTACTACATCAACCCGACGGGCAAATTTGTCATCGGTGGCCCGCACGGAGACACGGGCCTGACCGGCCGGAAGATCATCGTGGACACCTACGGCGGCAAAGGCGCTCACGGCGGCGGAGCTTTCTCGGGCAAAGACCCCTCGAAAGTTGACCGTTCGGCCGCATACGCCACGCGTCACATTGCCAAGAACATGGTGGCGGCCGGTCTCTGCGACCAGGTGCTGGTGCAGGTTTCCTACGCCATCGGCGTTGCCAAACCCTGTGGCCTGTTCATCGACACCTACGGCTCGTCGAAGGTGGACATGACCGACGGAGAGATCGCGAAAAAGATCGAGGATATTTTCGATATGCGTCCGTATGCCATCGAACAGCGTCTGAAACTCCGCAACCCGATCTACTCGGAAACGGCGGCTTACGGACACATGGGCCGTCAGAACCAGACGGTGAAGAAAGTGTTCGGCCAGAACGGTTCAGCGAAGGAAGTGGAGGTCGAGCTCTTTACCTGGGAGAAACTCGACTACGTCGACAAAATCAAGGAAGCATTCGGCCTGTAA
- a CDS encoding glycosyltransferase, translated as MQRLNILIWHIHGSYLTAITQTEHNWYVPVKAGHPEGYCGRGVDSTMPDYVREIPAEEVKNLSLDLIIFQTPQNYLQDQHEILTEEQRRLPKIYLQHNTPEPHPTESRHVVADDPDVLLVHVTHFNRLMWDNGKAPTTVIEHSVMIDPSARYSGHREMGITVVNNIQHRGRNTGFDLFEHARDRVPLTIVGMGAAEIGGLDGIHYRHLHRTVAEYRFLYSPMRYTSLPLSVIEAFTMGMPVVALATTELPTVIENGVHGFLSNDSDELVDHMNFLLKNPAEAKRMGENARKLAEERFSLPRFVRDWNRAFAEVTALSAAVRP; from the coding sequence ATGCAACGTCTCAACATCCTGATCTGGCATATCCACGGCTCTTACCTGACGGCCATTACCCAAACGGAGCATAACTGGTATGTTCCGGTCAAAGCCGGCCATCCGGAGGGTTACTGCGGCCGGGGCGTGGACTCTACCATGCCTGATTATGTCCGGGAAATACCCGCCGAAGAGGTAAAAAATCTTTCGCTGGACCTCATTATTTTTCAGACGCCGCAGAATTATTTGCAGGACCAGCACGAAATCCTGACCGAGGAGCAGCGCCGTCTGCCGAAGATTTATCTCCAGCACAACACGCCGGAACCGCATCCGACCGAATCCCGGCACGTGGTCGCCGACGATCCGGATGTGCTTCTGGTGCATGTGACGCACTTCAACCGCCTGATGTGGGACAACGGCAAGGCGCCCACGACGGTCATTGAACACAGCGTCATGATCGACCCCTCCGCCCGTTACAGCGGGCACCGGGAGATGGGCATCACGGTCGTCAACAACATCCAGCACCGGGGCCGCAACACCGGATTTGACCTGTTCGAACACGCCCGCGACCGGGTGCCGCTGACGATTGTGGGGATGGGCGCGGCCGAAATCGGCGGGCTCGACGGCATCCACTACCGCCACCTGCACCGGACCGTGGCCGAATACCGGTTTCTGTACAGTCCCATGCGGTACACCAGCCTGCCGCTGTCGGTCATCGAAGCCTTCACGATGGGCATGCCGGTGGTCGCCCTGGCGACGACGGAACTGCCGACGGTCATCGAGAACGGCGTCCACGGCTTTTTATCCAATGATTCGGACGAGCTGGTCGATCACATGAATTTTCTCCTGAAAAACCCGGCGGAGGCAAAGCGCATGGGCGAAAATGCCCGGAAGCTGGCCGAAGAACGGTTCAGCCTGCCGCGCTTCGTGCGGGACTGGAACCGGGCCTTCGCCGAAGTCACCGCCCTGTCAGCGGCCGTCAGACCCTGA
- a CDS encoding lycopene cyclase family protein, whose protein sequence is MKRYDFIIAGGGMAGLSLAYYLSKSQLRDRSILIIDREPKNRNDRTWCYWEQGVGPFEPIVFRQWSTVEFFGTTYSGPLNIGDYRYKMLRGIDFYQYIKAQLAAIPTIEIKQANIKRIKDTPQGGFVLTSQAPYIADYVFDSTFPLKLNLPRQHNLLQHFKGWVIRTEKPCFDVQRPRMMDFRIEQEGDCRFLYILPFDERTALVEYTIFNETLLAEPEYETALRRYIEQYLDTGGYEISETEYGVIPMSDEPTMESPSDHIIRIGTSGGYTKASTGYTFQRTQRYLQQLVRNLEQTGKPQRPVNRLYQWFKMFQDSVLLNVLKYRRHSMADVFTRLYARNQPADIFRFLDEDTSVWEDLRIMSTVPLGPFTVAAADVLRKRLLRV, encoded by the coding sequence ATGAAACGCTACGACTTCATCATTGCCGGAGGAGGAATGGCGGGGCTGAGCCTGGCTTACTACCTGAGCAAGTCCCAGCTGCGCGACCGTTCCATTCTCATCATCGACCGAGAACCAAAGAACCGCAACGACCGTACCTGGTGTTACTGGGAACAGGGCGTGGGGCCTTTCGAACCGATTGTGTTCCGGCAATGGTCGACCGTCGAGTTTTTTGGAACGACCTACAGCGGGCCGCTCAACATCGGCGATTACCGCTACAAGATGCTTCGCGGCATCGACTTCTACCAGTACATCAAAGCGCAGCTGGCCGCCATCCCGACCATCGAGATCAAACAGGCCAACATCAAGCGCATCAAGGATACGCCCCAGGGCGGCTTTGTGCTGACCAGTCAGGCGCCTTATATCGCCGATTACGTATTCGACAGTACGTTTCCGCTCAAATTAAACCTTCCGCGGCAGCACAACCTGCTTCAGCATTTCAAAGGCTGGGTCATCCGGACCGAAAAGCCGTGTTTCGACGTTCAGCGTCCCCGCATGATGGACTTCCGCATCGAGCAGGAGGGCGACTGCCGGTTTCTGTACATCCTCCCGTTCGATGAGCGAACGGCCCTGGTCGAGTACACCATTTTCAACGAAACGCTGCTGGCGGAGCCTGAATACGAAACGGCGCTGCGCCGCTACATCGAGCAGTATCTGGATACCGGCGGTTACGAGATCAGCGAAACTGAATACGGCGTCATTCCGATGTCCGACGAGCCAACAATGGAAAGCCCCTCGGATCACATCATCCGGATTGGCACCTCGGGCGGGTACACCAAGGCGTCTACCGGCTACACCTTTCAGCGGACGCAGCGGTATTTGCAGCAACTGGTCCGGAACCTGGAGCAGACCGGCAAGCCCCAGCGACCCGTCAACCGGCTGTACCAGTGGTTCAAGATGTTTCAGGACAGTGTCCTGCTGAACGTGCTGAAATACCGGCGGCATTCGATGGCGGATGTGTTCACCCGTCTGTACGCCCGAAACCAGCCCGCCGATATTTTCAGATTTCTGGACGAAGACACTTCCGTCTGGGAAGACCTGCGCATCATGTCCACCGTGCCGCTCGGCCCGTTTACCGTAGCGGCGGCCGACGTGCTCCGAAAACGCCTCCTCCGCGTTTAA
- the lipA gene encoding lipoyl synthase, whose translation MIELPVIPSEPQRKKRPDWLRVKLPIGPEYAKVRKLVDTYKLHTICESGNCPNMGECWGAGTATFMILGNVCTRSCSFCAVATGRPNEYDTDEPRRVAEAVMLMKVKHAVITSVNRDELKDKGAEIWYQTVRAIKELSPETTIETLIPDVKGAWDALIRMISAGQEVVSHNVETVERLYRAVRPQAKYARSLEQIQRTKEYGQRTKSGIMLGLGETHEEVFKAMDDLAAHGLDILTLGQYLQPTKMHHEVIEWIHPETFAMYREEGLKRGLKYVESGPLVRSSYHAEKHVNV comes from the coding sequence ATGATTGAACTTCCCGTAATACCCTCCGAGCCTCAGAGGAAAAAACGCCCTGACTGGCTGCGCGTCAAGCTGCCGATCGGGCCTGAATATGCCAAAGTTCGCAAGTTAGTAGACACCTATAAGCTGCATACCATCTGCGAAAGCGGCAACTGCCCCAACATGGGTGAGTGCTGGGGCGCCGGTACCGCTACGTTCATGATTCTGGGGAACGTCTGCACCCGGAGCTGTTCGTTCTGCGCCGTCGCGACGGGCCGCCCGAATGAATACGATACCGACGAACCCCGCCGCGTGGCCGAAGCCGTGATGCTGATGAAGGTCAAGCATGCCGTGATTACTTCGGTCAACCGCGACGAACTGAAAGATAAAGGAGCCGAAATCTGGTACCAGACCGTACGGGCCATCAAGGAACTGTCTCCCGAAACGACCATCGAAACGCTGATTCCGGATGTGAAAGGGGCCTGGGACGCCCTGATTCGCATGATTTCGGCGGGTCAGGAAGTGGTGTCGCATAACGTGGAAACGGTGGAGCGGCTGTACCGGGCCGTGCGCCCGCAGGCGAAATACGCCCGCAGTCTGGAACAGATCCAACGGACCAAGGAATACGGGCAGCGCACCAAGTCGGGCATTATGCTGGGCCTGGGCGAAACGCACGAAGAAGTATTCAAAGCGATGGATGATCTGGCCGCTCACGGGCTGGACATCCTGACGCTCGGCCAGTATCTGCAGCCGACCAAAATGCACCACGAGGTTATCGAGTGGATTCATCCCGAAACGTTTGCCATGTACCGGGAAGAAGGACTCAAACGGGGTCTGAAATACGTGGAATCTGGCCCGCTGGTGCGATCGAGCTACCACGCAGAAAAGCACGTGAACGTTTAA